CGGCCAGTGCACGCCCTGTCGCGAGGGCACCGGCTGGCTGTACCGCATGCTGACCCGCATCGTACAAGGCAAGGGCAGGCCCGAGGATCTCGAACTGCTGGACAACGTGGCCTACAACATAATGGGCCGCACCATCTGCGCCCTCGGGGACGCCGCCGCCATGCCCGTGCGCAGCTTCCTGGAACATTTCCGCCCCGAGTTCGAACACTACATCGACCATGGCCGCAGCCTGGTCAAGGACGCCGCTTGATGTCATTGGTCATTGGTCATTTGTCATTGGTCGTTAGGGGCACTACGTCGGGGGCGCCCCGAGCTGGTAGCGCGCTTTCACCATTCACCATTCACCATTCACCATTCACTCGCCTCTAAGCATGTCCGAAGACCTCGTCACCATCCATATCGACGGCCGGGAGCTCAAGGCCCGCCGCGGCACCATGCTCATCGAGGTGGCGGACGAGGCGGGCATTCACATCCCCCGTTTCTGCTACCACAAGAAGCTGTCGGTGGCGGCCAACTGCCGCATGTGCCTGGTGGAGGTGGAGAAGGCCCCCAAGCCCCTGCCCGCCTGCGCCACGCCCGTGAACGATGGCATGACGGTGCATACCCGTTCCGAGGAGGCCCTGCGCTCCCAGCGCTCGGTGATGGAATTCCTGCTCATCAATCATCCCCTCGATTGCCCCATATGCGACCAGGGCGGCGAGTGCGAGTTGCAGGACGTGGCCATGGGTTACGGCGGCGACGTGTCGCGCTTCTCCGAGCGCAAGCGCGTGGTGCCGGACAAGGACCTCGGGCCCCTCATCGCCACCGACATGACCCGCTGCATCCATTGCACCCGCTGCGTACGCTTCGGTGAGGAGATCGCGGGGATCCGCGAACTCGGCGTCACCGGCCGCGGCGAGGATCTGCGCATCGGCACCTTCATCGAGCGCAGCATGGACTCGGAGATGTCGGGCAACGTCATCGACCTCTGCCCCGTGGGTGCCCTCACCAACAAGCCCTTCCGCTTCAAGGCCCGGGCCTGGGAGCTGATGCAGCGCGCTGGCGTCGCGCCCCACGACTGCGCCGGCTCCAACCTGTTCCTCCACACCCGCGGCGGCCGCGTCATGCGCGTGGTGCCGAGGGAGAACGAGGCGGTCAACGAGACCTGGCTGTCGGACCGCGACCGTTACAGCTACCAGGGAATATATGCCGGGGACCGGCTCGAGCGGCCCGCCGTGAAGGTCAAGGGCAAATGGCAGGACGCCGACTGGGACGTGGCCCTGGAGACGGCCGCCGCGGGTCTGCGGGCCGTGGTGGAGGCCCACGGACCCGCGGAGCTGGGAGCCCTGCTGTCCCCCGCCGCCACCCTGGAAGAGCATTACCTCACCCAGCGTCTCATGCGCGGCCTGGGCTCGGGCAACATCGATCATCGTCTGCGCCAGGTGGACTTCGGTGACGCCGACAACGACCCGCTGTTCCCGGGGCTCAACCTCAGCTTCGCGGAACTCGAGGGGCGGGATGCCTTCCTGGTGGTGGGTTCCCATCTGCGCAAGGAGGTGCCCATCCTCAATCACCGCCTGCGCAAGGCGGTGCAGGGGGGCGCGCGGGCCATGTTCCTGAACCCCGCGCGCTACGATTTCAACTATGACACCGTCGTCAACCTCGGCATCAATACCGCCGATTGGAGCGCCAACCTGGCGGGCGTGGCCCGGGCCCTGGACAAGGACCTGCCCGCAGGTCCCCTCGGCGAGCTCATCGCCGCGGCCGAGGTGACCGATGATCATCGCGCCATGGCCGAGGGGCTGGAGACGGCGGAGCGGCCGCTGATCCTGCTCGGCGCCATGGCCCTGGCCCATCCCCAATTCACCACCCTGCGTGCCCTGGCGGGTTTCATCGCCCGGGCCACGGGTGGTGTGCGCGGTTACCTGCCCCCGGCCAACGGCGTGGGGGCCCATCTGGCGGGGGCCCTGCCCCTGCGCGACGCCGGCGGCGCGGCGGCCACCGTGGCCGGTCTCGACGCGGCGGCCATGCTGGAGCGGGGGCTCAAGGGCTTCGTCACCGTCGCCGTGGAGCCGGCGGCCGACTGCTGGGACGGCCGTCTCGCGGCGCGGCGGCTGCAGGAGGCGGAGTTTACCGTGTGCCTCAGCGCCTACCGTACCCCCGAGCTGGAGGCCCTGGCCGACGTGCTGCTGCCCATCGGCGTGTTCGCCGAGACCGCCGGCACCCACGTCAACGCCGTCGGCCTGTGGCAGCGCTTCGAGGGCGCGGCGCGCCCCGTGGGGGAGGCCCGTCCGGCCTGGAAAGTGCTGCGGGTGTTGGCCAACCGGCTCGAGTTGCCGGGCTTCGATTACACTGAGTGCGGCCAGATCCATGACGAGGTGCGCAAGCGGGTGGACGACCAACCGGTCCGCGCCGGGGATGCCCTGGGCGAACCGGGTGGCGGGGAAGACGGGGCGCTGACGCTGGGTCGGATCCCGGAACCTGCCATCTACGGCACGGACGCGGTGGTGCGTCGCGCCGGGGCGTTGCAGGATACCCTGGATGGGCGCTCGGCCCGGGAGTCCGTGTACCTGCACCCGGCGGACGCCGAGCGTCTGGGGCTGAGTGAAGGAGACCCCGCGCGCCTGACGATGGACGGTGGTGCGGGCGCCGTGACCCTCACCGCGCGGCTCGATCCGCGGCTCGCCGCGGGCGGGGTGCTGGTCTACATGGGTTCCACGGCCGCCGGCCTCGCCGGCCCGGCCTTCGGAGAGGTGAGCCTGGACAGGGGCTGATAGGCGATGGAATTCTTTACCGACATGTGGATGGCACTGCCCGAGGGCCTGCGCGCCGTGCTCGCCGCCAGCACCAAGATCATGATGGTGGTGGGGCCCCTGATGCTGGCCGTGGCCTACGTCACCCTGGCCGAGCGCAAGATCATCGGTTTCATCCAGGTGCGCATCGGACCGAACCGCGTGGGCTTCTTCGGCCACAGCCTGTGGGGCCTGGGGCAGCCCATCGCCGACGCCGTCAAGCTGCTGTTCAAGGAGATCGTGCTGCCCAGCGGCGCCAACCGGGTGCTGTTTCTCATCGCCCCCATGCTCTCCCTCGGTCCGGCCCTGGCGGCCTGGGCGGTGCTGCCCCTGAACGCCGAGTTCGTCATCGCCGACATCAACGCCGGCCTGCTCTACATCCTGGCCATGACCTCCGTCGGGGTCTACGGCGTCATCGTGGCGGGGTGGGCCTCCAATTCCAAGTACGCGTTCCTCGGCGCCATGCGCTCGGCCGCCCAGATCGTGGCCTACGAGATCGCCATGGGCTTTGCCCTGGTGGTGGTGCTGATGGCCGCCGGCAGCCTCAATATTCGCGACATCGTCCTGGCCCAGGAGGGCGGCGTCCTCGGCTGGTTCTGGGCCCCGCTGCTGCCCATGTTCGTGGTCTATTTCATCTCCGGGGTGGCGGAGACCAACCGCGCGCCTTTCGACGTCGCGGAAGGGGAGTCGGAGATCGTCGCCGGCTTCCACGTGGACTATTCGGGCATGGCCTTCGCCGTGTTCTTCCTGGCCGAGTACGCCAACATGATCCTCATCGCGGCCCTGGCGGCCATCCTGTTCCTCGGGGGCTGGCTGTCGCCCTTCGAGGGCACCGCCCTGGGCTCTCTGCCCCTGCTGGGCAACGGCATGCATTGGCTGCTGCTGAAGATCGCCCTGTTCGTGTTCCTCTATCTGTGGTTCCGGGCCACCTTCCCGCGCTACCGCTATGACCAGATCATGCGCCTGGGCTGGAAGGTCTTCATCCCCGTCACCCTGGTTTGGCTGGTGGTGGTGGGGGCGGCGGTCATGTATCCGCCCCTGTGGGGCTGGCTCACGGGCTTCGGGCTGGTGGCCGTGGCGTTGACCCTGCTGCTGGTGGTGGTGCGGGGGGCAGTGAAACCGAGCGGGGTGATCATGCCATGAACGGATTCCGCCATTTCTTCAAGAGCTTCATGCTGTGGGAACTGCTGGTGGGCATGCGCCTCACCGGACGCTACCTGTTCAAGCGCAAGGTGACGGTGCAGTACCCGGAAGAGAAGACCCCGATGTCGCCGCGCTTCCGGGGCCTCCACGCCCTGCGCCGCTATCCCAACGGCGAGGAGCGCTGCATCGCCTGCAAACTGTGCGAGGCGGTGTGCCCGGCCCTGGCCATTACCATCGACTCCGAGGTGCGCGAGGATGGCAGCCGGCGTACCACGCGTTACGACATCGACCTGGTGAAATGCATCTTCTGTGGCTTCTGCGAGGAGTCGTGTCCCGTGGATTCCATCGTCGAGACTCGGATCCACGAGTACCACGGCGAGAAGCGCGGCGACCTCTACATGACCAAAGACAAACTGCTGGCGGTGGGTGATAAATGGGAGGCCCAGATTGCCGCAGACCGGGCGGAGGACGCACGGTATCGCTGAAGGCGCGGGGTGCCGATAGGGTGTTTCGCAAACGACAACAGGGCGGGGGGAATAAAGGCGGCGCAGCGGTGCCGGCCTGATCAACATGAGTCAGCTAGTCATCTTCTTCGTCTTCGCGGCGATGCTGGTATTCGCCGGGGTCATGGTGATCACCGTGCGCAACGCCGTGCATTCCGCCCTGTTCCTGGTGCTCGCCTTCTTCTCCAGCGCGGCCATCTGGCTCCTCATGGAGGCGGAGTTCCTGGCCATCGTCCTGGTGTTGGTGTACGTGGGCGCGGTGATGGTGCTGTTCCTGTTCGTGGTCATGATGCTGGATGTCAACACGGCACGCCTCAAGGAGGGCTTCATCCGCTATCTGCCCGTGGGGCTGCTGGTGGCGGTACTCATCGCCTTCCAACTCATCATGGTGGTGGGAGGCGAGCGCTTCGGCCTCGAGGACTATCCCAAGCCGGTGCCCAAGGCCGCGGACTACAGCAACACCGAAGCCCTGGGGGCGGTGCTGTATACCGAGTATCTCCTCGCCTTCGAGGTGGCGGCGGTGATCCTGCTGGTGGCCATCGTGGCCGCCATCTCCCTCACCATGCGCCGGCGCGCCACGGTCAAGCATCAGAAGCCCGAGGTCCAGGTGGCGGTGCGTCGCGAGGACCGCATCCGCATCGTCTCGATGGCCTCCGAGCCCCGCGACGGCAGGGAGGACGGCTCGTGATACCCCTTTCCTATGTACTCATCCTGGCGGCCATCATGTTCTGCCTGTCCATGGCCGGCATCTTCCTCAACCGCAAGAACGTGATCATCCTGCTCATGTCCATCGAACTCATGCTGTTGTCGGTGAACATGAACTTCATCGCCTTCTCTCATTATCTCGGTGACAACGCGGGCCAGGTGTTCGTGTTCTTCATTCTCACGGTGGCGGCCGCCGAGTCCGCCATCGGTCTGGCGATCCTGGTGGTGCTGTTCCGCAACCGCCAGACCATCAATGTCGCCGATCTGGATACCATGAAAGGTTAGGGCAGTGACCATGGACATGTTCGACATCTATCTGGCCATTCCCCTGGCCCCCCTGGTGGGCGCCCTCATCGCCGGTCTGTTCGGCAAGGCCATCGGGCGCGCCGGGGCCCACTGGGTCACCATCATCGGCGTGGCGCTATCCACCGTGCTCTCCTTCGTGGTCTATAACCACCACGTGCTGGAGGGCGGCGCCGCCTTCAACGGCGCCGTCTATACGTGGGGGCTGAGTGACGGCATCGCCTTCCAGGTGGGCTTCCTCATCGATCAACTGTCCGCCACCATGATGGTGGTGGTGACCTTCGTGTCCCTCATGGTGCACATCTACACCATCGGCTACATGCACGACGATCCGGGTTACCAGCGCTTCTTCAGCTACATCTCCCTGTTCACCTTCTCCATGCTCATGCTGGTGATGTCCAACAACTTCCTGCAGCTGTTCTTCGGCTGGGAGGCGGTGGGGCTGGTGTCCTACCTGCTCATCGGCTTCTGGTTCGACCGGGAATCGGCCATCTATGCCAACATGAAGGCCTTCCTGGTGAACCGGGCAGGGGATTTCGGCTTCCTGCTGGGGATCTCGGCGGTGCTGATGTACTTCGGTACCCTGGACTATGCCGAGGTGTTTGCCCGGGCGCCCGAGTTCGTGGGTACCACCATGGAGATCATCCCCGGTGCCGAGTGGTCCCTGTTCTCGGTCATCTGCATCCTGCTGTTCATCGGCGCCATGGGGAAATCCGCCCAATGGCCGCTGCACGTGTGGCTGCCCGATTCCATGGAAGGCCCGACGCCCATCTCGGCCCTCATCCATGCCGCCACCATGGTGACCGCCGGCATCTTCATGGTGAGCCGCATGTCGCCGCTGTTCGAGCTCTCGGAGACGGCCCTGTCCTTCGTCCTCATCATCGGCGCCATCACCGCCTTCTTCATGGGGCTGCTGGGGCTGGTGCAGAACGACATCAAGCGGGTGGTGGCTTACTCCACCTTGTCCCAACTGGGCTACATGACGGTGGGCCTGGGGGCCTCGGCCTATGCGGCGTCCATGTTCCATCTCGGCACCCACGCCTTCTTCAAGGCCCTGCTGTTCCTGGGGGCGGGGGCCGTGATCATCGCCATGCATCACGAGCAGGACATGCGCCGCATGGGCGGGTTGCGTAAATACATGCCCATCACCTATGCCACCGCCCTCATCGGCTCCCTGGCCCTCATCGGCTTTCCGGGCTTCTCGGGCTTCTTCTCCAAGGATGGCATCATCGAGGCGGTGCACCATTCGGAGCTGTGGGGAGCCGACATCGCCTATATGGCCGTGCTGTCGGGGGTGTTCGTCACCGCCCTGTATTCCTTCCGCATGTTCTTCATGACCTTCCACGGGCGCGAGCGCATGGACGACCATACCCGGGAGCACCTCCACGAGGCCCCATGGGTGGTCACCGGGCCGTTGATATTGCTGGCCATCCCGTCGGTGATCATCGGTTGGTGGTGGGCCGAGCCCATGCTGTTTGGCGGCTATTTCGGCGAGGCCATTTTCGTCGCCCCCGAGCACGATACCCTGGCCCGCCTGGGGCAGGACTACCATGGGCTGGTGGCGTTCCTGCTCCACGGCATCATGGCGCCACCCTTCTGGCTGGCGGCGCTGGGGGTGCTCACGGCCTGGTTCCTGTACATCAAACGCCCCGATCTGCCGGCGCAGATCGTGGCGCGCATACGGCCCCTTCATACTATTCTGGTGGAGAAGTATGGTCACGACCGTTTCAACGACTGGTTCTTCGGCGGCGGCACCCGTGGCCTCGGTACCTTGTTGTGGCGGGTGGGGGATATGGGTCTCATCGACGGCCTGATGGTGAACGGATCGGCCCGGGTGGTGGGATGGTTCTCGGGGGTCTTCCGGCGCATCCAGACGGGGTACCTGTATACCTACGCCTTCGCCATGATCATCGGACTGCTGCTGTTGCTGCAGTTCGCCGTCGGCGGCCTGTGAGAGGGATGAGTAGAGATGCTGTTTGAAAAACTTCCCCTTCTGAGCCTGCTGGTGTGGCTGCCCATCCTGGGCGGGGCGTGGATCCTGGTCGCCGGCGAGAAGAATGCGGTGGGCGCACGGGTCATCGCCCTGCTGGTATCCCTCGCCACCTTGCTGCTGTCCATCCCCCTCTATACGGGCTTCGATACCACCACCCCGGCCATGCAGTTCGTGGAGAAGCTGCCCTGGATCGAGGCCTTCAGCATCAACTATCACCTGGGGGTGGATGGCTTTTCCATGCCCCTGATCCTGCTCACCGCCTTCACCACGGTGCTGGTGGTGATCTCGGCCTGGGAGGTGATCCAGTACAAGATCGGCCAGTATATGGCGGCCTTCCTCATCATGGAGGGCCTGATGATCGGCGTGTTCGCGGCCATGGACGCCATGCTGTTCTACGTGTTCTGGGAGGCCATGCTCATCCCCATGTTCCTGATCATCGGTATCTGGGGCGGGCCCAACCGCATCTACGCCACCATCAAGTTCTTCCTCTACACCTTCCTCGGCTCGGTGTTCATGCTGGTGGCGCTGCTCTATCTCTACGGCCAAGCCGGGAGCTTCGCCATCCATGATATGCACGCGGTCTCCATCGGCTTGTCGGCGCAGATTCTCATCTTCCTGGCCTTCCTCATCGCCTTCGCGGTGAAGGTGCCCATGTGGCCGGTGCATACCTGGCTGCCCGATGCCCACGTCGAGGCTCCCACCGGCGGCTCGGTGGTGCTGGCGGCCATCATGCTGAAAATGGGTGGCTACGGCTTCCTGCGCTTCAGCCTGCCGATCACCCCCGATGCCAGCCGCGAGTTGGACTGGCTCATGATCGCCCTGTCCCTCCTCGCCGTGGTCTATATCGGCTTCGTGGCCATCGTCCAGAAGGACCTCAAGAAGCTGGTGGCCTACTCCAGCATCTCCCACATGGGCTTCGTCACCCTGGGCTTCTTCGTGGCCTTCGCCATCCTGGAAAACACCGGGGATATTCGGGGGGCGGCCCTGGGCATGGAAGGGGGCATGATGCAGATGATCTCCCATGGCTTTATCTCCGGCGCCCTGTTCCTGTGCGTGGGGGTGCTCTACGACCGCATGCACACCCGCGAGATCGGGGCCTACGGCGGCGTAGCCAATCCCATGCCGGTATTCGCCGCCTTCATGATGCTGTTCATCATGGCCAACTCGGGCCTGCCGGGCACCTCGGGCTTCGTGGGCGAGTTCATGGTCATCCTGTCCAGTTTCCACGCCAGCTTCTGGTACGCCTTCCTCGCCGCCAGCACCCTGTTGCTCGGAGCCACCTACAACCTGTGGATGTACAAGCGCGTCATCTACGGCAAGGTGGCCAACGACGAGGTGCGGGGGCTCGGTGACCTGAGCGCCCGCGAGTTCCTGATCCTCGCGGTCCTGGGGGTGGTGGTCATCCTCTTCGGCGTCTGGCCCCAGCCCCTCCTCGAGGTCATGCATCCCACGGTGGAGCATCTGATTGGGCATATGGTGGAGTCGAAGCTTTGAGGGGAATGGGGCAAGGGAATAGTTAATAGTGAATAGTGAATAGTGAATAGGGAATAGGGAATAGCGGGAAGCCAAGTGGGCATGGGTAAGGTGAAGCTCAGGGGAGACCGGAATGGATGCCGATGTGAAGTGGAGACGCCACTATAGGCTTGAGGTATGGAAACAGGGGATCGTTCTCGTCAAGGCCGTTTACGACCTAACCCGACGGTTTCCCAATGATGAGCGATATGGTCTGTGCACGCAGCTTCGTAGGGCGGCCATATCGGTCCCGAGCAATATTGCGGAGGGTGTCGCGCGAACAAGCGACAAAGAGTTGTTGAGGTTCTTGGATATAGCAAGTGGCTCGCTCAGTGAAGTGGATACACAGCTTATCATTGCCAGCGAACTGGGATATCTGCGGAGAGATGATGAAATTTTTCAAAGAGTGGCCAATGAGTCCCGTCTCCTTGCTGGATTCATCAGGAGTGTCCAGGATGTCCGGAGACGTCCCTAAAGCTATTCCCTATTCCCTGCCTCCAGAAATGACCGCCTTCGTCGCCATCACTCCCGAGCTGTTCCTCCTCACCATGGCCTGCGTGGTGCTCATCGTCGACGCCTTCCTGCCCGACGCCTATCGGGCGGTGACCTACCAGCTGGCCCTCATGACCCTGGTCATCACGGGGGGGCTTACGGTGGCCCTGTATCCCGACGAGCCCCAGGTGGTGTTCCATGGCGCGGCGGTGGTGGATGGTATGGGCTCGGTGCTGAAGGCCTTCATCGCCGGCATCGCCTTCTTCGCCTTCACCTATTCCAAGGACTACCTGCGGGAGCGCAACGTCTTCAAGGGCGAGTACTACGTCCTCGGCCTGTTCGCGGTGCTCGGCATGATGATCATGGTGTCGGCCCACAGCCTGCTCACCGTCTACCTGGGCCTGGAACTGTTGTCCCTGTGCCTCTACGCCATGGTGGCCATGCACCGGGATTCCGCGGATGCCTCCGAGGCGGCCATGAAGTACTTCGTGCTGGGGGCCCTGGCCTCGGGCATGCTGCTCTACGGTATTTCCATGATCTACGGCGGCACCGGCACCGTGGACCTCGGGGAAATCGCCCAGGTGGTGGCCAGTGGCGACATCGTGGATGACACGGTGCTGGTGTTCGGGCTGGTGTTTCTGGTGGTGGGTCTCGCCTTCAAGCTGGGCGCCGTGCCCTTCCACATGTGGTTGCCCGACGTCTACCACGGCGCCCCCACGGCCGTGACCCTGTTCATCGGTTCGGCGCCCAAGATGGCGGCCTTCGCCATGGTGATGCGGGTGCTGGTGGACGGTCTCGAAGGCCTGCAGGCCGACTGGCAGGCCATGCTGATCATCCTCGCCGTCCTGTCCATGGCGGTGGGCAATGTCATCGCCATCGCCCAGACCAACCTCAAACGCATGTTCGCCTATTCCACCATCGCTCATGTGGGCTTTCTAATCCTCGGGATCCTTGCGGGTACCGAGGCGGGCTACGCCGCTTCAATGTTCTACGCCATCGTCTATTCCATCATGAGCCTCGGCGGTTTCGGCATGATCGTGTTGCTGTCCCGGAGCGGCTTCGAGGCCGACCGCCTGGAGGACTTCAAGGGCCTCAACGAGCGCAGCCCGTGGTTCGCCTTCATCATGATGGTGTTCCTGTTCTCCATGGCCGGCGTGCCCCCCTTCGTGGGCTTCTGGGCCAAGTGGTCCGTGCTGCGGGAGGTAGTGGCGGCGGACATGGTGTGGCTCGCCGTGGTGGCCGTGGTGTTCTCCATCATCGGCGCCTTCTACTACCTGCGGATGGTCAAGCTGATGTACTTCGACAAGCCCGATGACGCCAGTCCCATCACCGCCGGGGGTGACCTCCAGGCCGCCGTCAGCATCAACGGCCTCGCGGTGCTGGGCCTCGGCCTCTTCCCCGGGGCCCTGTTGGCGCTGTGCGTGTCCGCCATGGCGGCGGGCTAGTCGGATGTGCTGTCAGCGACCCCTGTGCCGTTACGGGCGGGTTCTTCCCGGATCGCAGGCGGCTGAAGAGCCCCGCTCTTTGGCGGGGCTCATGGCGCTGTCCTTCGTGGTTTCGCCTTTTCCGCCCTCCAGGGCACCCTTCCCTGTCCGCACGGCTTCGAACCCCTTTGTGATCTGCCCGGTTTGCGGGATAGTGGGCGCAGTTCACGCCTGTAGCCGAGGCGGCCGTGGAGCAGGCGCTGCGGGAGACCGAGCGCCGCGGCCTGCGCAGCATCGCCCTGGTGCCTCTGGACAACCGCCATGGCGACCCCGGCATCGGCGTGTTCCTGGACATCCCGGCCTGCCAGCCCTCGCGGCGGCTGGAGCCCGTGAGCCTGGAACGCATCTGGCTTCCCATGCCGAACAGAGACGACCGTGCGAGGCCCTGCTCGAGGGATCAGGTTCCTAAGTTTCTTTGCTCTCAGGCCGCTAAACTGGGTCAAGTAACCGACGATGAAACAGGCGCTTGGAGTGACGGAGCTCGAGCAATTCTCGGGGAGAACCTCGTCGCCCTGGGGAGCGGCCTGCCGGGGTATACGCCGCGGTGCCCGCACGGGCGCGACGCTGGTCCCCTCGCCCTGGCGGTGACCGTGGCCGCCGCTCCCGCCGCCGATCGGGCGGGGGCCACGGCGGTGTTCCAGTTCGACGGCGATCTGCGTTTCGAGCCGGCGGCCGGCCCGCCGGCGGTGGCTGCCGAGATGCCCGAGGCCGAGGCCCTGTGGGGCCGCGTTGGCACTGTGGAGCGGAGGGTACGCGAGCTGCTGGCGGCAGGCCGGCGTGGCCCCGGTGGGGGACTTCTTCCGCCTCGACTGCGCGCCGGCCGATCCCGAGGCCGTGCTCGCCCGGAGCTATGAGACCGAGGCCCGGCGCCGCGCCGACGACCCCTCGCTGGCCCTGCGCCGGTGCGTACAACTACCGTGACGAGAAGGGCGGCGGCGGCACCGCCTTCTTCGACGACGAGAGTTCCGACCAGGACGCCTACCTGGAGCTGTCCTGGGAACTCCTGGGCAACGGCCGGCGCCAGCGGGAGGTGGAGTCGGCGATCTTCCCAGGACCGGGCTGCCGGTCGCCCGCATGTGTCCGCCGCGGAGCGCCGGCGCGAGCGCGATGCCCTGTGCCGGCGCCACGAGCTGCCGGCCTTGTTCCGGTCCGTGCGGGGCCGCCTGCTGCGGGACAAGCTGGCCCTGGTGGAGCCGCTGTACGCCGCCAACCGCGACGCCTATTTCGGGGGCGGCCGGCTGTTGGACGACGTGCTGGCGGTGGAATCGGAGCAGGCGGAGGTGGCGGCCCCCGCGCCGCCCTCCACCGCCTCGAAGGTGACGCCGTCGCGCCTGGACTGGAGCGGGCCACGCCACCCCTACATGGCCCTCGACCTGGACGCCGTGGCCGGCGCCCTGGCCGGGGACGGCGCCCTGCTCCAGACCAACCTGCTCCAGCGCCAGGTGGCCAAGCGGCAGTCCCGCATCGACGATCTCGATCGCCTGCGCCTGTTCTGCGCGCCGAGGCCGGGGACCTCCAGAGTACGCGGCCCTCGACATGGTGGCCGGGGTGCGCTTC
Above is a window of Gammaproteobacteria bacterium DNA encoding:
- the nuoN gene encoding NADH-quinone oxidoreductase subunit NuoN; the protein is MTAFVAITPELFLLTMACVVLIVDAFLPDAYRAVTYQLALMTLVITGGLTVALYPDEPQVVFHGAAVVDGMGSVLKAFIAGIAFFAFTYSKDYLRERNVFKGEYYVLGLFAVLGMMIMVSAHSLLTVYLGLELLSLCLYAMVAMHRDSADASEAAMKYFVLGALASGMLLYGISMIYGGTGTVDLGEIAQVVASGDIVDDTVLVFGLVFLVVGLAFKLGAVPFHMWLPDVYHGAPTAVTLFIGSAPKMAAFAMVMRVLVDGLEGLQADWQAMLIILAVLSMAVGNVIAIAQTNLKRMFAYSTIAHVGFLILGILAGTEAGYAASMFYAIVYSIMSLGGFGMIVLLSRSGFEADRLEDFKGLNERSPWFAFIMMVFLFSMAGVPPFVGFWAKWSVLREVVAADMVWLAVVAVVFSIIGAFYYLRMVKLMYFDKPDDASPITAGGDLQAAVSINGLAVLGLGLFPGALLALCVSAMAAG